The Syntrophomonadaceae bacterium genome window below encodes:
- the pdxS gene encoding pyridoxal 5'-phosphate synthase lyase subunit PdxS translates to MVERGTWAVKKGLAEMLKGGVIMDVTTPEQAKIAQEAGACAVMALERVPADIRAAGGVARMADPAIVLKIMEAVSIPVMAKARIGHFVEAQVLEALGVDYIDESEVLTPADEDYHINKHEFKVPFVCGARNLGEALRRIGEGAAMIRTKGEPGTGNVVEAVRHARMVIGEIRKLAALPKEELMTAAKNMGAPYDLVIQVAQTGKLPVVNFAAGGIATPADAALMMQLGVDGVFVGSGIFKSKDPAARAKAIVAATTHYNDPKILAEVSRELGEAMPGIEISSLAPADRMQDRGW, encoded by the coding sequence TTGGTCGAAAGGGGTACATGGGCTGTAAAAAAAGGCCTGGCCGAAATGCTGAAGGGCGGAGTAATCATGGATGTTACCACGCCTGAGCAGGCCAAGATAGCACAAGAGGCTGGAGCCTGTGCAGTAATGGCGTTAGAAAGGGTTCCGGCCGATATCAGGGCTGCCGGCGGTGTTGCCAGGATGGCTGACCCTGCGATTGTTCTTAAGATCATGGAGGCAGTATCTATTCCGGTAATGGCCAAGGCCCGGATCGGGCATTTTGTAGAGGCGCAAGTTCTGGAGGCCCTCGGGGTTGATTACATAGATGAAAGCGAAGTATTAACCCCTGCAGACGAGGATTATCATATCAACAAGCACGAATTCAAGGTTCCTTTTGTCTGCGGAGCCCGCAACCTTGGTGAAGCACTGCGCCGGATCGGCGAAGGCGCTGCCATGATCAGGACCAAGGGAGAGCCAGGGACTGGGAACGTGGTAGAAGCAGTGCGCCATGCGCGGATGGTAATAGGGGAAATCAGAAAGCTGGCTGCTCTGCCGAAAGAAGAGCTGATGACCGCGGCCAAAAACATGGGTGCGCCATATGACCTGGTGATCCAGGTTGCCCAGACCGGCAAGCTGCCAGTAGTAAATTTTGCCGCAGGGGGGATTGCCACCCCGGCGGATGCCGCCTTGATGATGCAGTTAGGGGTAGATGGGGTTTTTGTCGGGTCAGGTATTTTTAAGTCAAAAGACCCGGCTGCCCGGGCCAAAGCAATTGTTGCGGCCACTACCCATTACAATGACCCGAAAATTTTGGCGGAAGTTTCCAGGGAATTGGGCGAAGCGATGCCGGGGATTGAGATTTCCTCCTTGGCGCCGGCAGACCGGATGCAAGACAGGGGCTGGTAG
- the pdxT gene encoding pyridoxal 5'-phosphate synthase glutaminase subunit PdxT, translated as MKVGVLALQGAFREHRQMLEGLGCDVIEVRRPHHLEEIKGIILPGGESTTIGKLLNDWELMDPLHRKGQEGFPIFGTCAGMIILAREIAGSQQPRLALMDIRVIRNAYGRQVDSFEMPLAIRGLDKPPFPGVFIRAPYIDQVGPDVEVLATHEDKIVMVQQGNLLACSFHPELTGDERVHRYFLSHLCSTGS; from the coding sequence ATGAAAGTCGGAGTTTTAGCCTTGCAGGGGGCTTTCCGGGAGCATCGGCAGATGTTGGAAGGCCTGGGCTGTGACGTGATCGAGGTGCGCCGGCCCCATCACCTGGAGGAAATCAAGGGGATTATCTTGCCTGGGGGAGAAAGCACCACCATTGGCAAACTGCTAAATGACTGGGAGCTGATGGATCCTCTGCATAGAAAGGGCCAGGAAGGCTTCCCCATTTTTGGCACCTGTGCCGGGATGATTATTTTGGCCAGAGAAATTGCCGGCAGCCAGCAGCCCAGGCTGGCGCTGATGGACATCCGGGTGATCCGCAATGCCTATGGCCGTCAAGTGGACAGCTTTGAGATGCCGCTGGCTATTCGGGGCCTGGACAAGCCCCCTTTCCCGGGCGTGTTTATCAGGGCTCCGTATATCGACCAGGTTGGGCCGGACGTGGAAGTCCTGGCGACCCATGAGGATAAAATTGTAATGGTACAGCAGGGTAATCTGCTGGCCTGTTCCTTCCATCCGGAACTGACCGGAGATGAAAGGGTGCATCGTTATTTCTTGAGCCATCTGTGCTCAACCGGATCTTAG